One genomic segment of Osmia bicornis bicornis chromosome 16, iOsmBic2.1, whole genome shotgun sequence includes these proteins:
- the LOC114872248 gene encoding trichohyalin-like isoform X2 encodes MRMQPGVTVVLATVWLYANVVGTASLNSSRFSLDQYSPLAPQHELYQRVPIGSRRSSSTSTASPLQSFRTNYLDKDSLDSRSNGNSGGDDDDFSPLVEDKQRRKKFTEQKIDGGGTKDSEQPSLALSELEDPFVADDTFQDQGPGSMEIYKLDLLRLYPLSHAPLTRYLLKGKGKTPKKTSQADWKAKTTDYKSTSPKMFYKQSNSFDDLSTEVPPNSDPFSIGGVPELQVGCEGLAASKYKQKRSIDSGGRDKAPIAAMDTWPGVTPISLDLEYDFSSVEEEEEMDELVRLKKLETTTKGIKQNRGDMEATRYSDSDDKRRPEKLPVRGDLGKSNGQNSTGGDQKTAGEGSNSDIAKREAFEEEEAKSADSLVTAHQRRRILWLDDSVADEQLRTEGRSKRQIWGFGEDEGVVSSDELQTENQRRRQDYERRRKEEERRRLEEEQRRGHVENRTNSEVERIRQEYERSLQERTRQEEERQRRLQQEARRTSSRWQSPEEHRERPQELDASPRRYESYPHTSTYEEERRHQEAEATRRRDWEAERRRQQELDRRHLEQRRREWMLKRRQEEEDERRRQQARNEPSNLLYAMRAASNESGPYYVDPERRFREQQEREREEKLKEYMQRNRPINPVDRQREEEVRRRQDEERRRMEEERKLQEYIRRNQPVHVTSGNGSSMDQRKKMDDWPRAYNWSRYPGRDNGRRNHGPSAPTNIDPRSFVEERRWKEASRRTEEDRIRERERLEEEQLRKEALRREEEARRLQSRRYEEQRKRLEAARRDADRRRKELMEEQARRSQAGRTRSENTRHSYNDRARLEELRRRQDTSLIPANLVLNESRRTMEQERQRQEQDRQRYEQERWRLEAERRRQEDSRAKQGREHEQRRRQEEARLNALPVSARIIVHPAQSSSSPRLSSRTGFDGDIDFPGVNPYRRGVAVPNFPAAATRRPPVQSPPACVWAVVQCCPFNTNRLVTCFESMGCPGVNWDPNPCRGSITKAARQQITKFYAESEEENRGL; translated from the exons GAGAATGCAGCCAGGGGTGACAGTGGTTCTGGCCACGGTCTGGCTCTACGCGAACGTGGTGGGGACAGCCAGCCTCAACTCCTCTCGCTTTTCTCTCGATCAATACTCCCCTTTGGCCCCGCAGCATGAGCTTTACCAACGAGTTCCGATCGGCTCGCGAAGGTCGAGCTCTACCAGCACCG CATCCCCGTTACAGTCCTTCAGGACCAACTACCTCGACAAGGATTCGTTGGACTCGAGGAGCAATGGTAACAGCggcggcgacgacgacgatttTTCACCTTTAGTCGAAGACAAGCAGCGTCGTAAAAAGTTCACGGAGCAGAAAATCGATGGGGGAGGCACAAAGGATTCGGAGCAGCCATCCTTGGCTCTGTCCGAATTGGAGGATCCTTTCGTAGCCGACGACACGTTTCAAGATCAAGGACCAGGCTCCAtggaaatatacaaattgGACCTGCTCAGACTTTATCCGTTAAGCCACGCGCCCCTGACAAGGTACCTGCTAAAGGGCAAAGGTAAGACACCTAAGAAGACGAGCCAAGCGGACTGGAAGGCTAAGACGACGGACTACAAGTCAACCAGCCCGAAGATGTTCTACAAACAATCCAACTCCTTCGACGATTTAAGCACAGAGGTGCCTCCGAACAGCGACCCGTTCAGCATAGGCGGTGTACCGGAGTTGCAAGTGGGTTGCGAGGGTCTGGCCGCTTCAAAATACAAGCAGAAGAGGTCTATAGACTCTGGTGGTAGAGACAAGGCTCCCATAGCAGCCATGGACACGTGGCCAGGTGTGACACCCATCTCCCTGGACCTGGAGTACGACTTCTCCTCGGttgaggaggaggaggagatgGATGAACTGGTAAGGCTGAAGAAGTTGGAGACCACTACGAAGGGGATCAAACAGAACAGAGGGGACATGGAGGCGACTCGTTATTCGGACTCCGACGACAAAAGGCGACCCGAGAAATTGCCCGTCCGTGGGGACTTGGGCAAGTCGAATGGTCAGAACTCGACCGGCGGTGATCAGAAGACGGCCGGAGAGGGTTCTAATTCTGATATAGCTAAACGTGAAGCTTTCGAAGAGGAGGAAGCGAAGTCGGCCGACAGTTTGGTAACGGCTCATCAGCGTCGCAGGATACTGTGGCTCGACGACTCCGTCGCTGATGAGCAACTTCGGACCGAAGGTCGTTCGAAGCGTCAGATCTGGGGCTTCGGGGAGGACGAGGGCGTAGTGTCGAGCGACGAACTACAGACGGAGAACCAACGACGAAGACAGGACTACGAGCGAAGGAGGAAGGAAGAGGAGAGGAGGAGGCTGGAGGAGGAGCAAAGACGAGGTCACGTTGAGAATCGAACTAATTCCGAGGTAGAAAGGATCAGGCAGGAGTACGAGAGATCTCTTCAGGAAAGAACGAggcaagaagaagagagacaGCGACGGCTGCAGCAGGAGGCGCGAAGAACATCCAGCAGGTGGCAGTCGCCTGAAGAACACCGAGAGCGTCCGCAGGAATTGGATGCCTCTCCCAGAAGATATGAATCTTATCCTCATACCTCCACCTACGAAGAAGAAAGGAGGCACCAGGAGGCGGAGGCCACGAGAAGACGTGATTGGGAAGCTGAAAGAAGACGACAGCAGGAGTTGGACAGAAGACACCTAGAGCAGAGAAGGAGGGAGTGGATGCTGAAGAGGagacaagaagaagaagatgagaGAAGGAGACAACAGGCTAGAAACGAACCCTCTAACTTATTGTACGCCATGCGGGCAGCCTCCAACGAGAGCGGGCCCTACTATGTAGACCCTGAGAGAAGATTCAGAGAGCAGCAGGAGAGGGAACGCGAGGAGAAGCTGAAGGAATACATGCAACGCAATCGACCGATTAATCCTGTAGATAGACAGAGGGAAGAAGAAGTTCGGAGGAGGCAGGACGAAGAGCGCAGACGGATGGAGGAGGAGCGCAAGTTGCAGGAGTACATTCGTCGAAATCAGCCAGTGCATGTGACGAGCGGGAACGGAAGTTCCATGGATCAAAGGAAGAAAATGGACGACTGGCCGAGAGCGTATAATTGGTCAAGGTATCCCGGCCGGGATAACGGAAGAAGAAATCACGGCCCATCGGCTCCGACGAATATTGATCCCCGAAGCTTCGTGGAGGAGAGAAGATGGAAGGAGGCATCGAGGAGGACGGAGGAGGATAGGATCCGCGAGAGGGAAAGGCTGGAAGAGGAGCAGCTGAGGAAAGAGGCTTTGAGACGAGAAGAAGAGGCGAGAAGGTTGCAGTCAAGACGATACGAAGAGCAACGGAAGAGACTGGAGGCTGCGAGACGGGACGCGGACAGGAGAAGGAAAGAATTGATGGAGGAACAGGCTAGAAGAAGTCAAGCTGGAAGAACGAGGTCAGAGAACACGAGACATAGCTACAACGATCGCGCGAGGCTCGAGGAGCTCAGGAGGAGACAAGACACGAGTCTTATTCCAGCCAATTTAGTCCTGAACGAGTCCAGAAGGACCATGGAGCAAGAGAGGCAGCGGCAGGAGCAGGACAGACAGCGATATGAGCAAGAAAGGTGGAGGCTCGAGGCTGAAAGGAGGAGGCAAGAGGATAGCAG AGCGAAGCAGGGAAGGGAACACGAGCAACGGAGACGACAGGAAGAGGCCAGACTGAACGCACTTCCCGTGAGCGCAAGAATAATAGTTCACCCGGCACAGTCTTCCTCCTCGCCTCGCCTGTCATCGAGAACGGGTTTCGACGGCGATATCGATTTTCCG GGAGTTAATCCTTATCGTCGTGGAGTAGCGGTGCCAAATTTCCCAGCAGCAGCCACTCGACGACCACCTGTACAAAGTCCTCCAGCTTGTGTTTGGGCAGTCGTCCAGTGTTGTCCATTCAACACCAACCGTCTGGTGACGTGTTTCGAATCTATGGGTTGCCCTGGTGTTAACTGGGATCCGAACCCTTGCA
- the LOC114872248 gene encoding trichohyalin-like isoform X1 has protein sequence MEITIFPAEAALQWRMQPGVTVVLATVWLYANVVGTASLNSSRFSLDQYSPLAPQHELYQRVPIGSRRSSSTSTASPLQSFRTNYLDKDSLDSRSNGNSGGDDDDFSPLVEDKQRRKKFTEQKIDGGGTKDSEQPSLALSELEDPFVADDTFQDQGPGSMEIYKLDLLRLYPLSHAPLTRYLLKGKGKTPKKTSQADWKAKTTDYKSTSPKMFYKQSNSFDDLSTEVPPNSDPFSIGGVPELQVGCEGLAASKYKQKRSIDSGGRDKAPIAAMDTWPGVTPISLDLEYDFSSVEEEEEMDELVRLKKLETTTKGIKQNRGDMEATRYSDSDDKRRPEKLPVRGDLGKSNGQNSTGGDQKTAGEGSNSDIAKREAFEEEEAKSADSLVTAHQRRRILWLDDSVADEQLRTEGRSKRQIWGFGEDEGVVSSDELQTENQRRRQDYERRRKEEERRRLEEEQRRGHVENRTNSEVERIRQEYERSLQERTRQEEERQRRLQQEARRTSSRWQSPEEHRERPQELDASPRRYESYPHTSTYEEERRHQEAEATRRRDWEAERRRQQELDRRHLEQRRREWMLKRRQEEEDERRRQQARNEPSNLLYAMRAASNESGPYYVDPERRFREQQEREREEKLKEYMQRNRPINPVDRQREEEVRRRQDEERRRMEEERKLQEYIRRNQPVHVTSGNGSSMDQRKKMDDWPRAYNWSRYPGRDNGRRNHGPSAPTNIDPRSFVEERRWKEASRRTEEDRIRERERLEEEQLRKEALRREEEARRLQSRRYEEQRKRLEAARRDADRRRKELMEEQARRSQAGRTRSENTRHSYNDRARLEELRRRQDTSLIPANLVLNESRRTMEQERQRQEQDRQRYEQERWRLEAERRRQEDSRAKQGREHEQRRRQEEARLNALPVSARIIVHPAQSSSSPRLSSRTGFDGDIDFPGVNPYRRGVAVPNFPAAATRRPPVQSPPACVWAVVQCCPFNTNRLVTCFESMGCPGVNWDPNPCRGSITKAARQQITKFYAESEEENRGL, from the exons GAGAATGCAGCCAGGGGTGACAGTGGTTCTGGCCACGGTCTGGCTCTACGCGAACGTGGTGGGGACAGCCAGCCTCAACTCCTCTCGCTTTTCTCTCGATCAATACTCCCCTTTGGCCCCGCAGCATGAGCTTTACCAACGAGTTCCGATCGGCTCGCGAAGGTCGAGCTCTACCAGCACCG CATCCCCGTTACAGTCCTTCAGGACCAACTACCTCGACAAGGATTCGTTGGACTCGAGGAGCAATGGTAACAGCggcggcgacgacgacgatttTTCACCTTTAGTCGAAGACAAGCAGCGTCGTAAAAAGTTCACGGAGCAGAAAATCGATGGGGGAGGCACAAAGGATTCGGAGCAGCCATCCTTGGCTCTGTCCGAATTGGAGGATCCTTTCGTAGCCGACGACACGTTTCAAGATCAAGGACCAGGCTCCAtggaaatatacaaattgGACCTGCTCAGACTTTATCCGTTAAGCCACGCGCCCCTGACAAGGTACCTGCTAAAGGGCAAAGGTAAGACACCTAAGAAGACGAGCCAAGCGGACTGGAAGGCTAAGACGACGGACTACAAGTCAACCAGCCCGAAGATGTTCTACAAACAATCCAACTCCTTCGACGATTTAAGCACAGAGGTGCCTCCGAACAGCGACCCGTTCAGCATAGGCGGTGTACCGGAGTTGCAAGTGGGTTGCGAGGGTCTGGCCGCTTCAAAATACAAGCAGAAGAGGTCTATAGACTCTGGTGGTAGAGACAAGGCTCCCATAGCAGCCATGGACACGTGGCCAGGTGTGACACCCATCTCCCTGGACCTGGAGTACGACTTCTCCTCGGttgaggaggaggaggagatgGATGAACTGGTAAGGCTGAAGAAGTTGGAGACCACTACGAAGGGGATCAAACAGAACAGAGGGGACATGGAGGCGACTCGTTATTCGGACTCCGACGACAAAAGGCGACCCGAGAAATTGCCCGTCCGTGGGGACTTGGGCAAGTCGAATGGTCAGAACTCGACCGGCGGTGATCAGAAGACGGCCGGAGAGGGTTCTAATTCTGATATAGCTAAACGTGAAGCTTTCGAAGAGGAGGAAGCGAAGTCGGCCGACAGTTTGGTAACGGCTCATCAGCGTCGCAGGATACTGTGGCTCGACGACTCCGTCGCTGATGAGCAACTTCGGACCGAAGGTCGTTCGAAGCGTCAGATCTGGGGCTTCGGGGAGGACGAGGGCGTAGTGTCGAGCGACGAACTACAGACGGAGAACCAACGACGAAGACAGGACTACGAGCGAAGGAGGAAGGAAGAGGAGAGGAGGAGGCTGGAGGAGGAGCAAAGACGAGGTCACGTTGAGAATCGAACTAATTCCGAGGTAGAAAGGATCAGGCAGGAGTACGAGAGATCTCTTCAGGAAAGAACGAggcaagaagaagagagacaGCGACGGCTGCAGCAGGAGGCGCGAAGAACATCCAGCAGGTGGCAGTCGCCTGAAGAACACCGAGAGCGTCCGCAGGAATTGGATGCCTCTCCCAGAAGATATGAATCTTATCCTCATACCTCCACCTACGAAGAAGAAAGGAGGCACCAGGAGGCGGAGGCCACGAGAAGACGTGATTGGGAAGCTGAAAGAAGACGACAGCAGGAGTTGGACAGAAGACACCTAGAGCAGAGAAGGAGGGAGTGGATGCTGAAGAGGagacaagaagaagaagatgagaGAAGGAGACAACAGGCTAGAAACGAACCCTCTAACTTATTGTACGCCATGCGGGCAGCCTCCAACGAGAGCGGGCCCTACTATGTAGACCCTGAGAGAAGATTCAGAGAGCAGCAGGAGAGGGAACGCGAGGAGAAGCTGAAGGAATACATGCAACGCAATCGACCGATTAATCCTGTAGATAGACAGAGGGAAGAAGAAGTTCGGAGGAGGCAGGACGAAGAGCGCAGACGGATGGAGGAGGAGCGCAAGTTGCAGGAGTACATTCGTCGAAATCAGCCAGTGCATGTGACGAGCGGGAACGGAAGTTCCATGGATCAAAGGAAGAAAATGGACGACTGGCCGAGAGCGTATAATTGGTCAAGGTATCCCGGCCGGGATAACGGAAGAAGAAATCACGGCCCATCGGCTCCGACGAATATTGATCCCCGAAGCTTCGTGGAGGAGAGAAGATGGAAGGAGGCATCGAGGAGGACGGAGGAGGATAGGATCCGCGAGAGGGAAAGGCTGGAAGAGGAGCAGCTGAGGAAAGAGGCTTTGAGACGAGAAGAAGAGGCGAGAAGGTTGCAGTCAAGACGATACGAAGAGCAACGGAAGAGACTGGAGGCTGCGAGACGGGACGCGGACAGGAGAAGGAAAGAATTGATGGAGGAACAGGCTAGAAGAAGTCAAGCTGGAAGAACGAGGTCAGAGAACACGAGACATAGCTACAACGATCGCGCGAGGCTCGAGGAGCTCAGGAGGAGACAAGACACGAGTCTTATTCCAGCCAATTTAGTCCTGAACGAGTCCAGAAGGACCATGGAGCAAGAGAGGCAGCGGCAGGAGCAGGACAGACAGCGATATGAGCAAGAAAGGTGGAGGCTCGAGGCTGAAAGGAGGAGGCAAGAGGATAGCAG AGCGAAGCAGGGAAGGGAACACGAGCAACGGAGACGACAGGAAGAGGCCAGACTGAACGCACTTCCCGTGAGCGCAAGAATAATAGTTCACCCGGCACAGTCTTCCTCCTCGCCTCGCCTGTCATCGAGAACGGGTTTCGACGGCGATATCGATTTTCCG GGAGTTAATCCTTATCGTCGTGGAGTAGCGGTGCCAAATTTCCCAGCAGCAGCCACTCGACGACCACCTGTACAAAGTCCTCCAGCTTGTGTTTGGGCAGTCGTCCAGTGTTGTCCATTCAACACCAACCGTCTGGTGACGTGTTTCGAATCTATGGGTTGCCCTGGTGTTAACTGGGATCCGAACCCTTGCA
- the LOC114872248 gene encoding trichohyalin-like isoform X3: MQPGVTVVLATVWLYANVVGTASLNSSRFSLDQYSPLAPQHELYQRVPIGSRRSSSTSTASPLQSFRTNYLDKDSLDSRSNGNSGGDDDDFSPLVEDKQRRKKFTEQKIDGGGTKDSEQPSLALSELEDPFVADDTFQDQGPGSMEIYKLDLLRLYPLSHAPLTRYLLKGKGKTPKKTSQADWKAKTTDYKSTSPKMFYKQSNSFDDLSTEVPPNSDPFSIGGVPELQVGCEGLAASKYKQKRSIDSGGRDKAPIAAMDTWPGVTPISLDLEYDFSSVEEEEEMDELVRLKKLETTTKGIKQNRGDMEATRYSDSDDKRRPEKLPVRGDLGKSNGQNSTGGDQKTAGEGSNSDIAKREAFEEEEAKSADSLVTAHQRRRILWLDDSVADEQLRTEGRSKRQIWGFGEDEGVVSSDELQTENQRRRQDYERRRKEEERRRLEEEQRRGHVENRTNSEVERIRQEYERSLQERTRQEEERQRRLQQEARRTSSRWQSPEEHRERPQELDASPRRYESYPHTSTYEEERRHQEAEATRRRDWEAERRRQQELDRRHLEQRRREWMLKRRQEEEDERRRQQARNEPSNLLYAMRAASNESGPYYVDPERRFREQQEREREEKLKEYMQRNRPINPVDRQREEEVRRRQDEERRRMEEERKLQEYIRRNQPVHVTSGNGSSMDQRKKMDDWPRAYNWSRYPGRDNGRRNHGPSAPTNIDPRSFVEERRWKEASRRTEEDRIRERERLEEEQLRKEALRREEEARRLQSRRYEEQRKRLEAARRDADRRRKELMEEQARRSQAGRTRSENTRHSYNDRARLEELRRRQDTSLIPANLVLNESRRTMEQERQRQEQDRQRYEQERWRLEAERRRQEDSRAKQGREHEQRRRQEEARLNALPVSARIIVHPAQSSSSPRLSSRTGFDGDIDFPGVNPYRRGVAVPNFPAAATRRPPVQSPPACVWAVVQCCPFNTNRLVTCFESMGCPGVNWDPNPCRGSITKAARQQITKFYAESEEENRGL, from the exons ATGCAGCCAGGGGTGACAGTGGTTCTGGCCACGGTCTGGCTCTACGCGAACGTGGTGGGGACAGCCAGCCTCAACTCCTCTCGCTTTTCTCTCGATCAATACTCCCCTTTGGCCCCGCAGCATGAGCTTTACCAACGAGTTCCGATCGGCTCGCGAAGGTCGAGCTCTACCAGCACCG CATCCCCGTTACAGTCCTTCAGGACCAACTACCTCGACAAGGATTCGTTGGACTCGAGGAGCAATGGTAACAGCggcggcgacgacgacgatttTTCACCTTTAGTCGAAGACAAGCAGCGTCGTAAAAAGTTCACGGAGCAGAAAATCGATGGGGGAGGCACAAAGGATTCGGAGCAGCCATCCTTGGCTCTGTCCGAATTGGAGGATCCTTTCGTAGCCGACGACACGTTTCAAGATCAAGGACCAGGCTCCAtggaaatatacaaattgGACCTGCTCAGACTTTATCCGTTAAGCCACGCGCCCCTGACAAGGTACCTGCTAAAGGGCAAAGGTAAGACACCTAAGAAGACGAGCCAAGCGGACTGGAAGGCTAAGACGACGGACTACAAGTCAACCAGCCCGAAGATGTTCTACAAACAATCCAACTCCTTCGACGATTTAAGCACAGAGGTGCCTCCGAACAGCGACCCGTTCAGCATAGGCGGTGTACCGGAGTTGCAAGTGGGTTGCGAGGGTCTGGCCGCTTCAAAATACAAGCAGAAGAGGTCTATAGACTCTGGTGGTAGAGACAAGGCTCCCATAGCAGCCATGGACACGTGGCCAGGTGTGACACCCATCTCCCTGGACCTGGAGTACGACTTCTCCTCGGttgaggaggaggaggagatgGATGAACTGGTAAGGCTGAAGAAGTTGGAGACCACTACGAAGGGGATCAAACAGAACAGAGGGGACATGGAGGCGACTCGTTATTCGGACTCCGACGACAAAAGGCGACCCGAGAAATTGCCCGTCCGTGGGGACTTGGGCAAGTCGAATGGTCAGAACTCGACCGGCGGTGATCAGAAGACGGCCGGAGAGGGTTCTAATTCTGATATAGCTAAACGTGAAGCTTTCGAAGAGGAGGAAGCGAAGTCGGCCGACAGTTTGGTAACGGCTCATCAGCGTCGCAGGATACTGTGGCTCGACGACTCCGTCGCTGATGAGCAACTTCGGACCGAAGGTCGTTCGAAGCGTCAGATCTGGGGCTTCGGGGAGGACGAGGGCGTAGTGTCGAGCGACGAACTACAGACGGAGAACCAACGACGAAGACAGGACTACGAGCGAAGGAGGAAGGAAGAGGAGAGGAGGAGGCTGGAGGAGGAGCAAAGACGAGGTCACGTTGAGAATCGAACTAATTCCGAGGTAGAAAGGATCAGGCAGGAGTACGAGAGATCTCTTCAGGAAAGAACGAggcaagaagaagagagacaGCGACGGCTGCAGCAGGAGGCGCGAAGAACATCCAGCAGGTGGCAGTCGCCTGAAGAACACCGAGAGCGTCCGCAGGAATTGGATGCCTCTCCCAGAAGATATGAATCTTATCCTCATACCTCCACCTACGAAGAAGAAAGGAGGCACCAGGAGGCGGAGGCCACGAGAAGACGTGATTGGGAAGCTGAAAGAAGACGACAGCAGGAGTTGGACAGAAGACACCTAGAGCAGAGAAGGAGGGAGTGGATGCTGAAGAGGagacaagaagaagaagatgagaGAAGGAGACAACAGGCTAGAAACGAACCCTCTAACTTATTGTACGCCATGCGGGCAGCCTCCAACGAGAGCGGGCCCTACTATGTAGACCCTGAGAGAAGATTCAGAGAGCAGCAGGAGAGGGAACGCGAGGAGAAGCTGAAGGAATACATGCAACGCAATCGACCGATTAATCCTGTAGATAGACAGAGGGAAGAAGAAGTTCGGAGGAGGCAGGACGAAGAGCGCAGACGGATGGAGGAGGAGCGCAAGTTGCAGGAGTACATTCGTCGAAATCAGCCAGTGCATGTGACGAGCGGGAACGGAAGTTCCATGGATCAAAGGAAGAAAATGGACGACTGGCCGAGAGCGTATAATTGGTCAAGGTATCCCGGCCGGGATAACGGAAGAAGAAATCACGGCCCATCGGCTCCGACGAATATTGATCCCCGAAGCTTCGTGGAGGAGAGAAGATGGAAGGAGGCATCGAGGAGGACGGAGGAGGATAGGATCCGCGAGAGGGAAAGGCTGGAAGAGGAGCAGCTGAGGAAAGAGGCTTTGAGACGAGAAGAAGAGGCGAGAAGGTTGCAGTCAAGACGATACGAAGAGCAACGGAAGAGACTGGAGGCTGCGAGACGGGACGCGGACAGGAGAAGGAAAGAATTGATGGAGGAACAGGCTAGAAGAAGTCAAGCTGGAAGAACGAGGTCAGAGAACACGAGACATAGCTACAACGATCGCGCGAGGCTCGAGGAGCTCAGGAGGAGACAAGACACGAGTCTTATTCCAGCCAATTTAGTCCTGAACGAGTCCAGAAGGACCATGGAGCAAGAGAGGCAGCGGCAGGAGCAGGACAGACAGCGATATGAGCAAGAAAGGTGGAGGCTCGAGGCTGAAAGGAGGAGGCAAGAGGATAGCAG AGCGAAGCAGGGAAGGGAACACGAGCAACGGAGACGACAGGAAGAGGCCAGACTGAACGCACTTCCCGTGAGCGCAAGAATAATAGTTCACCCGGCACAGTCTTCCTCCTCGCCTCGCCTGTCATCGAGAACGGGTTTCGACGGCGATATCGATTTTCCG GGAGTTAATCCTTATCGTCGTGGAGTAGCGGTGCCAAATTTCCCAGCAGCAGCCACTCGACGACCACCTGTACAAAGTCCTCCAGCTTGTGTTTGGGCAGTCGTCCAGTGTTGTCCATTCAACACCAACCGTCTGGTGACGTGTTTCGAATCTATGGGTTGCCCTGGTGTTAACTGGGATCCGAACCCTTGCA